One window of the Tetragenococcus koreensis genome contains the following:
- the rbfA gene encoding 30S ribosome-binding factor RbfA, which yields MANYRDRRVAQEILKEVNRLLQKKIRDPRVQDVTITDVHVTGDLQQATIYYSILSDDAAAKKEAQTGLEKARGLIRREVGHALSIYKTPEIFFEIDESVEYGEKIDEMIRELHDNED from the coding sequence ATGGCGAATTATCGTGATCGCAGAGTAGCTCAAGAAATACTAAAAGAGGTTAATCGACTTTTGCAAAAAAAAATTCGTGATCCACGAGTTCAAGATGTGACGATTACTGATGTACATGTCACTGGCGATTTGCAACAAGCAACAATTTATTACAGTATTTTATCTGATGATGCTGCGGCGAAAAAAGAAGCACAAACGGGCTTAGAAAAGGCTCGGGGACTAATCCGGCGTGAAGTAGGACATGCGTTAAGTATCTATAAAACGCCTGAGATTTTCTTTGAAATAGACGAATCGGTCGAATACGGTGAAAAAATTGATGAAATGATTCGTGAATTACATGATAATGAAGATTAA
- the infB gene encoding translation initiation factor IF-2, producing MGKKRIYELAKEMNKSSKEIVEAAQSLGFDVNNHMGSLSESEEQKVRQNLGGQSQNNQSSNKKPANNQQGPKEKKFQTQRNNPKFQNRQKQTTRTAKPAAQNKSGNNQNPQGQKNDSQAKQPTSHPNKQNTQTNEQKQRQNKQQNRPQKQEATQKPAAKSQPQRPVKQQAQGQQNQQGQKAQEDKRKPGNSNDPRKNRNFNNNKNNSFNNRNRNKFNKKGKKGKQQQQNKKPAAVTQRKFHELPEVLEYTEGMNVADIAKKIRREPAEIIKKLFMVGIVANQNQPLDKDTIELLADDYGIKAEEKVEVDIADIDKFFETEEVNEENLISRPPVVTIMGHVDHGKTTLLDNLRHSRVTSGEAGGITQHIGAYQINIDDKPITFLDTPGHAAFTSMRARGTSITDITILVVAADDGVMPQTIEAINHAKAANVPIIVAVNKIDKPGANTQQVMQELSEYELIPEAWGGDTIFVEISAKFNQNIEELLEMVLLVAEIEDLKADPTQRAIGSVIEARLDKGKGPVATLLVQQGTLKVGDPIVVGNTYGRVRVMTNDLGRRDKSAKPATPVEISGLNDVPQAGDRFVVFEDEKTARQAGEERAKRALIEHRATGSRVTLDNLFESLKEGELKEVNVIIKADVQGSAEALTASLQKIEVEGVKVNIVHAAVGAINESDITLAAASNAIIIGFNVRPTPRARQQAEAEEVDIRLHRVIYQAIDEIETAMKGMLDPEFEEKITGQMVVRETYNVSKVGTIAGCYVMEGSIYRDSGVRVIRDGIVIYEGKLASLKRFKDDAKEVKSGYECGATVEKYNDLKVDDIIEGFVMEEVKVK from the coding sequence ATGGGAAAAAAAAGAATATATGAACTTGCAAAAGAAATGAACAAATCAAGCAAAGAAATCGTTGAAGCAGCACAATCGCTAGGATTTGACGTTAATAATCACATGGGCTCACTCTCTGAGTCTGAGGAGCAAAAAGTACGTCAAAACTTAGGTGGACAATCACAAAATAACCAATCATCAAATAAAAAGCCAGCTAACAATCAACAAGGTCCAAAGGAAAAGAAATTCCAAACCCAACGGAATAATCCAAAATTCCAAAATCGCCAAAAACAAACAACACGAACAGCAAAGCCTGCAGCTCAAAATAAATCGGGAAATAATCAAAATCCTCAAGGGCAAAAAAATGATTCTCAGGCAAAACAGCCAACAAGTCATCCGAATAAACAAAATACTCAAACAAATGAACAAAAACAGCGTCAAAATAAACAACAAAATCGTCCGCAAAAACAAGAGGCAACGCAAAAACCTGCTGCAAAGAGCCAGCCGCAACGTCCTGTAAAACAACAGGCGCAAGGACAACAAAATCAACAAGGGCAAAAAGCGCAAGAGGATAAAAGAAAACCAGGCAATAGCAACGATCCACGTAAAAACCGTAATTTTAACAACAATAAGAACAACAGCTTTAATAATAGAAATCGTAATAAGTTTAATAAAAAAGGGAAAAAAGGCAAGCAACAACAGCAAAACAAAAAACCAGCTGCTGTTACTCAACGTAAATTCCATGAATTACCTGAAGTATTAGAATATACAGAAGGCATGAATGTAGCTGATATCGCGAAAAAGATTCGTCGTGAACCAGCTGAAATCATCAAAAAATTATTTATGGTCGGGATTGTAGCTAACCAAAACCAACCCCTTGATAAAGATACGATTGAATTATTGGCTGATGATTATGGGATAAAAGCAGAGGAAAAAGTTGAAGTAGATATTGCTGACATCGATAAATTCTTTGAAACAGAAGAAGTTAACGAAGAAAACTTGATATCACGTCCACCTGTTGTTACGATTATGGGCCACGTCGATCACGGGAAAACAACTTTACTGGATAATTTACGTCATTCTCGCGTGACAAGCGGTGAAGCAGGGGGAATTACCCAACATATCGGTGCTTATCAAATTAACATTGATGATAAACCTATTACATTTTTAGACACACCAGGACACGCGGCCTTTACTAGTATGCGTGCCAGAGGAACGAGTATCACAGATATTACAATTTTAGTGGTTGCAGCAGATGATGGTGTGATGCCACAAACAATCGAAGCAATTAACCATGCTAAAGCTGCAAATGTGCCGATTATTGTGGCAGTTAATAAAATCGATAAGCCAGGTGCTAATACCCAACAAGTTATGCAAGAACTCAGTGAATATGAACTAATTCCAGAAGCTTGGGGCGGCGATACGATCTTTGTAGAAATTTCCGCTAAATTCAATCAAAATATTGAAGAACTACTGGAAATGGTTCTATTGGTCGCTGAAATAGAAGATCTGAAAGCTGATCCTACACAACGTGCCATTGGTTCAGTGATTGAAGCACGTCTTGATAAAGGTAAGGGCCCTGTAGCCACCTTATTGGTACAACAAGGTACATTAAAAGTAGGCGATCCGATCGTTGTTGGTAATACTTATGGTCGTGTACGTGTTATGACCAATGACTTAGGCCGCCGCGACAAATCAGCAAAACCGGCTACTCCGGTTGAAATTAGCGGATTAAACGACGTACCTCAAGCAGGCGATCGTTTTGTAGTATTTGAAGACGAAAAAACAGCTCGTCAGGCAGGTGAAGAACGGGCAAAACGAGCTTTGATAGAACATCGTGCTACCGGTTCACGTGTTACTTTAGACAACTTGTTTGAAAGTCTAAAAGAAGGCGAACTAAAAGAAGTTAATGTGATTATTAAAGCAGACGTACAAGGCTCGGCTGAAGCACTTACTGCTTCATTACAAAAAATTGAAGTAGAAGGCGTGAAAGTAAATATCGTCCACGCAGCAGTTGGAGCTATTAACGAAAGTGATATTACATTAGCGGCGGCCAGCAATGCAATTATTATCGGATTTAATGTACGGCCTACGCCACGAGCAAGACAACAAGCTGAAGCAGAAGAAGTAGATATTCGCTTGCATCGTGTGATTTATCAAGCAATTGATGAAATTGAAACAGCGATGAAGGGCATGCTGGATCCTGAATTTGAAGAAAAAATCACGGGTCAAATGGTTGTGCGTGAAACCTACAATGTTTCTAAAGTTGGTACAATTGCCGGTTGTTATGTAATGGAAGGTTCGATCTATCGTGATAGTGGCGTACGTGTCATTCGTGATGGCATTGTTATTTACGAAGGTAAATTAGCAAGCTTGAAACGTTTTAAAGATGACGCTAAAGAAGTAAAATCTGGCTATGAATGTGGCGCTACCGTTGAAAAATATAATGACCTTAAAGTAGATGACATTATTGAAGGCTTTGTAATGGAAGAAGTCAAAGTAAAATAA
- a CDS encoding group II intron maturase-specific domain-containing protein encodes MTNRKRSGSLDEIISSINQYTQGWINYYKKGELKAFLAKQMTHLRRRLRALIWKRWKKVSTKYRQLKARGASHREAMTYANSRKSYWRISESKLLHRIFTKEKFKQWKLKDFNEILEK; translated from the coding sequence CTGACCAATCGGAAAAGATCGGGAAGCCTAGACGAAATTATCTCATCGATCAATCAATATACGCAAGGTTGGATTAACTATTATAAGAAAGGGGAACTAAAGGCTTTCTTAGCGAAACAAATGACCCACTTACGTAGAAGATTGCGCGCCCTTATTTGGAAAAGATGGAAGAAAGTGTCAACAAAATATCGACAACTGAAAGCAAGAGGGGCTTCTCACAGAGAAGCCATGACTTATGCAAATAGTCGAAAATCGTATTGGCGTATTTCCGAGTCTAAACTACTCCACCGAATCTTTACGAAAGAAAAATTCAAACAATGGAAACTCAAGGATTTCAATGAAATCCTTGAGAAATAA
- the truB gene encoding tRNA pseudouridine(55) synthase TruB, whose amino-acid sequence MDGILPLWKERGMTSHDCVFKLRKILHTKKVGHGGTLDPDVDGILPICIGKGTKVIEFLTDSGKEYEGEITLGYATTTEDVSGEIIQRDAITAPFSTAEIDKVMQTFVGELTQIPPMYSAVKVNGKRLYEYARNGQTVVRPQRKVHIDSFVRTSTPSYQEEKKLQSWRFKVACGKGTYVRTLAVDTGKALGVSAHMSDLTRTKSAGFSKEQSVTLDQVQKAMTEDKIDDLLLPIEYGVQGFQRIDISDELWQKVRNGMRLPYQAFQLAEMPTEPVAVFYQNQVVSLYEPNKNEKNGLKPLKVLQN is encoded by the coding sequence ATGGACGGAATTTTACCTCTTTGGAAGGAACGCGGCATGACCAGTCATGATTGCGTATTTAAATTAAGAAAGATTTTACATACAAAAAAAGTAGGTCACGGAGGAACCCTTGATCCGGATGTTGATGGCATATTGCCCATTTGTATCGGAAAAGGAACAAAAGTGATTGAATTTTTAACGGACTCGGGAAAAGAGTATGAAGGTGAAATCACCTTAGGTTATGCGACAACTACTGAAGATGTTTCAGGAGAAATTATTCAACGTGATGCGATCACAGCTCCCTTTTCAACTGCTGAAATTGACAAGGTTATGCAGACATTTGTGGGAGAGCTTACCCAGATTCCGCCGATGTATTCAGCGGTAAAAGTGAATGGGAAGCGTCTCTATGAATATGCAAGAAATGGTCAAACGGTGGTTAGACCACAACGCAAGGTACACATTGATTCTTTCGTCCGTACGAGTACTCCTTCTTATCAAGAAGAGAAGAAACTACAATCTTGGCGGTTTAAAGTTGCTTGTGGTAAAGGAACTTACGTCCGGACTTTAGCTGTTGATACTGGGAAAGCTCTCGGCGTAAGTGCACATATGTCTGATTTAACTCGTACGAAAAGTGCTGGTTTCAGCAAAGAACAATCTGTGACTTTAGATCAAGTACAAAAAGCAATGACAGAAGATAAGATCGATGATTTATTATTACCTATTGAATATGGCGTTCAAGGTTTTCAAAGAATCGATATTTCTGACGAATTATGGCAAAAAGTACGAAACGGCATGCGTCTACCTTACCAAGCTTTTCAGTTAGCAGAAATGCCAACAGAACCTGTGGCTGTTTTTTATCAAAATCAAGTGGTAAGTTTGTATGAACCCAATAAAAATGAAAAAAATGGCTTAAAACCATTGAAAGTATTACAGAACTGA
- the ribF gene encoding riboflavin biosynthesis protein RibF, which produces MKVIEFRHPYTKDIVPDEDVVLVLGFFDGVHKGHQKVIETGRKIADKQGLKLAVMTFNQHPSIVFQKVKPNEMKYLTNLEQKNQLMANLGVDYLYVVEFTSLFASLSPQAFVDQYIVDLHAKYAVAGFDYTYGPKDVADMNHLPQYSKGRFEVVAVSKETQDGSKVSSTRIRESLDQGDMETAASLLGYTYEIDGTVVHGDARGRTLGFPTANIKTESTTRLPKEGVYASEIKVGNKWYPAMGSIGHNDTFEKGRQLTVEVYILDFAQDIYGEQVSVRWNHLLRDQVAFNSADELVQQLKNDETDTRCYFMTMKN; this is translated from the coding sequence ATGAAAGTCATTGAATTTAGACATCCTTATACAAAAGATATAGTCCCTGATGAGGATGTTGTTTTAGTGTTAGGTTTTTTTGATGGTGTGCATAAAGGCCATCAAAAAGTGATTGAAACTGGTAGAAAAATTGCGGATAAACAAGGATTAAAGTTGGCAGTAATGACCTTTAACCAACATCCTTCCATTGTTTTTCAAAAGGTGAAACCAAATGAAATGAAGTATTTAACTAATTTAGAACAGAAAAATCAATTAATGGCGAATTTAGGAGTAGATTATTTATATGTTGTAGAGTTCACTTCTTTATTCGCAAGTTTAAGTCCGCAGGCGTTTGTAGATCAATATATTGTTGATTTACATGCAAAATATGCTGTTGCTGGTTTTGACTATACATATGGTCCTAAAGATGTGGCAGATATGAATCATCTTCCGCAATATTCCAAAGGACGTTTTGAAGTGGTAGCTGTTTCTAAAGAAACACAAGATGGCAGCAAAGTAAGTTCGACGCGCATCAGAGAAAGTTTGGACCAAGGTGATATGGAAACGGCTGCTAGTTTGTTAGGTTACACCTATGAAATTGATGGAACAGTCGTTCATGGCGATGCTAGAGGACGTACTTTAGGCTTTCCTACTGCTAATATCAAAACTGAAAGTACTACACGTTTACCCAAAGAAGGGGTTTATGCTTCTGAAATTAAAGTAGGAAATAAGTGGTATCCTGCAATGGGTTCCATTGGTCATAACGATACTTTTGAAAAAGGCCGACAGTTAACAGTTGAAGTATACATTTTAGACTTTGCGCAAGATATTTATGGCGAACAAGTTAGCGTGCGTTGGAATCACCTTTTGCGTGATCAAGTGGCATTTAACAGTGCAGACGAATTAGTCCAACAGTTAAAGAATGACGAAACAGATACACGTTGCTATTTTATGACGATGAAGAATTGA
- a CDS encoding L7Ae/L30e/S12e/Gadd45 family ribosomal protein: MNKQKALSMLGLAMRAGKLVTGEEMTVDKIRTQKVKLALVAEDAGKNTKKKVKDKSAFYQVPFVDCFHSSEMSQAIGRERIVIGVLDNGFANKIEELISS; encoded by the coding sequence ATGAATAAACAAAAAGCTTTGAGTATGCTAGGTTTGGCGATGCGTGCGGGAAAGCTTGTGACAGGAGAAGAAATGACTGTTGACAAGATACGTACGCAAAAAGTAAAACTAGCGTTAGTGGCAGAAGATGCTGGTAAAAACACCAAAAAAAAGGTAAAAGATAAAAGTGCCTTTTATCAAGTTCCGTTTGTAGACTGCTTTCATTCATCGGAAATGAGCCAAGCGATTGGCAGAGAACGAATCGTTATCGGTGTGTTAGACAATGGTTTTGCAAACAAAATCGAGGAACTAATATCAAGTTAG
- the nusA gene encoding transcription termination factor NusA, producing MSKEMLTALDALEAEKGVSKAIVIEALEAALISAYKRHYGQSQNVEVDFDENKGDIHIFAVKEVTDEVMDSQLEISLKDATAINPAYEVGDKIRFEVTPNDFGRIAAQTAKQVILQRVREAERSIIYDEFSAYENDIMQGVVERQDRRYIYVNLGKIEAVLSKQDQIPNEHYQAHDRIKVYVTRVENTSKGPQVFVSRTHPDLLRRLFEQEVPEIYDGTVEIVSIAREAGDRAKVAVRSTDPDIDPVGTCVGPKGQRVQALVNELKGENMDIVEWNEDPAIYIANALNPSEVSDVIFDMENPKVCTVVVPDHQLSLAIGKRGQNARLAAKLTAFKIDIKSESDMEEFYAQLDEDNDVSEVEELEGTEDALLENDSEFSEEEIVSNESDESETES from the coding sequence ATGAGTAAAGAAATGTTAACTGCGTTGGACGCATTGGAAGCAGAAAAAGGAGTTTCTAAAGCTATTGTAATTGAAGCGCTAGAAGCAGCTTTAATTTCAGCTTACAAACGTCACTATGGACAATCGCAAAACGTGGAAGTGGATTTCGATGAAAACAAAGGCGACATTCATATCTTCGCGGTAAAAGAAGTTACTGATGAAGTGATGGATTCACAATTAGAAATTTCATTAAAAGATGCTACTGCGATTAATCCAGCATATGAAGTTGGGGACAAGATTCGTTTTGAAGTGACGCCTAATGATTTTGGTCGCATTGCGGCACAAACTGCTAAACAAGTCATATTACAACGTGTTAGAGAAGCAGAACGTTCAATCATTTATGATGAGTTTTCTGCTTATGAAAATGACATCATGCAAGGTGTTGTCGAACGTCAAGATCGGCGCTATATTTATGTTAACTTAGGTAAGATTGAAGCTGTATTATCAAAACAAGACCAAATACCTAATGAACATTATCAAGCCCACGATCGTATTAAAGTGTATGTAACACGAGTTGAAAATACATCAAAAGGACCGCAAGTATTTGTTAGTCGTACGCATCCAGACTTATTACGCCGCTTATTTGAACAAGAAGTGCCTGAGATTTATGATGGGACTGTTGAAATTGTAAGTATTGCGCGTGAAGCTGGTGATCGTGCTAAGGTTGCAGTTCGTTCTACAGATCCTGATATTGATCCAGTAGGAACGTGTGTGGGACCTAAAGGGCAACGTGTACAAGCCTTAGTAAATGAACTAAAAGGCGAAAACATGGATATTGTTGAATGGAATGAAGATCCAGCAATTTATATTGCTAATGCATTAAATCCTTCAGAAGTTAGTGATGTCATTTTTGACATGGAAAACCCTAAAGTTTGTACAGTCGTAGTACCTGATCATCAATTGTCATTGGCAATCGGTAAACGAGGCCAAAATGCTCGTTTGGCCGCAAAATTGACTGCTTTTAAAATCGATATTAAATCAGAATCTGATATGGAAGAATTTTATGCCCAATTAGATGAAGATAATGATGTTTCTGAAGTTGAAGAATTAGAAGGAACAGAAGATGCCTTGTTGGAAAATGATAGTGAATTTTCTGAGGAAGAAATTGTTTCTAATGAATCAGATGAATCTGAAACAGAATCTTAA
- the rimP gene encoding ribosome maturation factor RimP, whose protein sequence is MSAVVDTVKDLVMPVLEENNFELVDLEFVKEGKSWYLRVFIDKEGGIDIEECAYVSEYLSDKLDNADPDPIPQAYFLEVSSPGAERPLKNEEDYQKALGDYIHVSLYEPLDNQKQYEGFLQSVDDQHLVLKIRIKTREKEITIDRKKIAKARLAVQI, encoded by the coding sequence TTGAGTGCAGTCGTTGATACTGTAAAAGATTTGGTGATGCCCGTGTTAGAAGAAAATAATTTCGAACTGGTTGACCTAGAATTTGTAAAAGAAGGAAAAAGTTGGTATCTCCGTGTTTTTATTGATAAAGAAGGCGGCATCGATATCGAAGAATGTGCTTATGTTAGTGAGTATCTAAGTGATAAATTGGATAATGCGGACCCAGATCCGATTCCACAGGCATATTTCTTAGAAGTTTCTTCTCCTGGAGCTGAACGTCCCTTAAAAAATGAAGAAGATTATCAAAAAGCACTTGGAGATTATATCCATGTCTCTTTATATGAACCTCTTGATAACCAAAAACAATATGAAGGCTTTTTACAATCAGTTGATGATCAACATCTTGTTTTAAAGATCCGCATCAAAACGAGAGAAAAAGAGATAACGATCGACCGCAAGAAAATTGCGAAGGCCCGTTTAGCTGTTCAAATATAA
- the thrS gene encoding threonine--tRNA ligase, whose amino-acid sequence MLKITFPDGSVKELEAGTTPKDIAEGISKSLAKKALAGKFNDQLIDLDRPIHEDGAIEIVTPDHEDALGILRHSAAHLMANAMRRLYPNIHFGVGPAIETGFYYDTDNGESPVTAEDLPAIEAEMMKIVKENNPINRKVLTKEEALDLFSDDPYKVELINDMPEDEQITAYEQGDFVDLCRGPHVPSTGRIQIFKLLSVAGAYWRGNSDNQMMQRVYGTAFFDKKDLKTFIKEREEAKERDHRKLGKELGLFMLSPEVGSGLPFWLPKGATIRRIIERYIVDKEVSLGYQHVYTPIMANVDFYKKSGHWDHYHEDMFPPMDMGDGEMLVLRPMNCPHHMMVYKNDIHSYRELPIRIAELGQMHRYEKSGALSGLQRVREMTLNDGHTFVRPDQIKEEFKRTLELMTAVYKDFNVNDYRFRLSYRDPNDKEKYFDDDQMWEHAQFVLKEALDELGVQYYEAEGEAAFYGPKLDVQVKTALGMEETLSTIQLDFLLPERFDLTYVGEDGENTHRPVVIHRGIVSTMERFVAHLTEVYKGAFPTWLAPIQATIIPVSVDLHADYAYEIKGRLQEKGIRVEVDDRNEKMGYKIRASQTQKIPYQIVVGDNEMEEATVNVRRYGSKETEVQSTNMFIDSIVADVNNYSRV is encoded by the coding sequence ATGTTAAAAATCACTTTTCCAGATGGCTCTGTAAAAGAACTAGAAGCTGGGACTACACCCAAAGATATTGCTGAGGGTATCAGTAAAAGTTTGGCTAAAAAAGCACTAGCCGGAAAATTCAATGACCAACTGATTGATTTGGATCGTCCGATTCATGAAGATGGGGCAATTGAAATTGTTACACCCGATCATGAAGATGCTTTAGGAATTCTACGTCATTCAGCGGCACATTTGATGGCAAATGCTATGCGTCGCCTATATCCCAATATCCACTTTGGAGTAGGCCCAGCCATTGAAACGGGATTTTATTATGATACAGATAATGGCGAAAGTCCAGTAACTGCAGAAGACTTACCTGCGATTGAAGCAGAAATGATGAAAATTGTGAAAGAAAATAACCCAATTAATCGCAAAGTATTAACAAAAGAAGAAGCACTTGATCTTTTTTCAGATGATCCTTATAAAGTAGAATTGATCAACGATATGCCAGAAGACGAACAAATCACGGCTTATGAACAAGGTGATTTTGTCGATTTATGTCGGGGCCCTCACGTTCCTTCAACAGGGCGTATTCAAATATTTAAATTGCTTTCTGTGGCTGGAGCTTATTGGCGCGGCAATTCAGATAATCAAATGATGCAACGTGTCTATGGTACAGCTTTCTTTGACAAAAAAGATTTGAAAACTTTTATTAAAGAAAGAGAAGAGGCTAAAGAACGCGACCACCGTAAATTAGGTAAAGAACTTGGTTTATTTATGTTATCCCCTGAAGTCGGTTCAGGCTTGCCGTTTTGGCTACCAAAAGGGGCTACCATTCGCCGGATTATTGAACGCTATATTGTTGATAAAGAAGTAAGCTTAGGCTATCAGCATGTGTATACGCCCATCATGGCCAACGTTGACTTTTATAAAAAGTCAGGGCACTGGGATCACTACCATGAAGATATGTTCCCACCGATGGACATGGGCGATGGTGAAATGCTTGTTTTGCGCCCAATGAACTGTCCTCATCATATGATGGTTTACAAAAATGACATTCATTCTTATCGCGAATTACCGATTCGTATTGCAGAATTGGGTCAAATGCATCGCTATGAAAAATCTGGTGCATTGTCTGGTTTGCAACGTGTTCGTGAAATGACTTTAAATGACGGTCATACTTTTGTACGTCCGGACCAAATCAAGGAAGAATTCAAACGGACATTAGAATTGATGACCGCAGTATATAAGGACTTCAATGTGAATGATTATCGTTTTCGTTTAAGCTATCGTGACCCTAACGATAAAGAAAAATATTTTGATGATGACCAAATGTGGGAACATGCGCAGTTTGTTTTAAAAGAAGCACTAGACGAATTGGGCGTACAATACTACGAAGCAGAAGGTGAAGCGGCCTTTTATGGTCCTAAATTAGACGTTCAAGTAAAAACAGCTTTAGGGATGGAAGAAACATTATCAACTATCCAACTAGATTTCTTGTTGCCAGAACGTTTTGATTTGACTTACGTAGGCGAAGATGGTGAAAATACGCATCGTCCAGTTGTCATTCACCGCGGAATCGTCTCGACGATGGAACGTTTTGTTGCTCATTTGACTGAAGTATATAAAGGGGCCTTCCCCACTTGGTTAGCGCCTATCCAAGCAACAATTATCCCAGTTTCCGTTGATTTACATGCTGATTACGCTTATGAAATCAAAGGCCGTTTACAAGAAAAAGGGATTCGGGTTGAAGTAGATGACCGCAATGAAAAAATGGGTTATAAAATTCGCGCATCACAAACACAAAAGATTCCTTATCAAATTGTCGTAGGTGATAATGAAATGGAAGAAGCTACTGTGAATGTGCGTCGCTACGGTAGTAAAGAAACAGAGGTTCAATCGACAAATATGTTTATTGACTCAATTGTTGCTGATGTAAATAATTACAGCAGAGTATAA
- a CDS encoding reverse transcriptase domain-containing protein, with amino-acid sequence MIDPTFSKNSYGFRPGKNCQQAIDQAGKYYEEGYNVVVDCDLKSYFDTINHQKLMHRMQWYIADKEILQLIWNFLNAGVLDGEIIRSTPQGAQQGSPLSPLLANVYLDQLDKELEKRGHRFIRYADDFIVLVQSERAAQRVQESVTQFLEGKLRLTVNQEKSQIVKAHQLEYLGFRLRKDKGK; translated from the coding sequence TTGATCGACCCGACCTTTTCTAAAAACAGTTATGGATTTAGACCTGGAAAGAATTGCCAACAGGCAATCGATCAAGCAGGAAAATATTATGAAGAAGGCTACAATGTGGTCGTGGATTGTGACTTAAAAAGTTATTTCGACACCATCAATCATCAGAAACTAATGCATCGTATGCAATGGTATATCGCTGATAAAGAAATCCTTCAATTAATCTGGAATTTTCTCAATGCGGGCGTACTAGACGGGGAAATTATCCGTTCTACACCTCAAGGAGCCCAACAGGGCAGCCCCTTATCTCCACTTTTAGCCAACGTCTATCTTGACCAACTAGATAAGGAACTCGAAAAGAGAGGGCATCGTTTTATCCGCTACGCCGACGATTTTATCGTGCTAGTACAAAGTGAACGAGCCGCCCAAAGGGTTCAAGAAAGTGTCACCCAGTTCCTGGAAGGAAAGTTACGACTCACGGTAAACCAAGAGAAGAGCCAAATTGTAAAGGCGCATCAATTGGAATACCTCGGATTCCGTCTGAGGAAAGATAAGGGAAAGTAA
- the rnpM gene encoding RNase P modulator RnpM codes for MKKRKIPLRKSVVSGEMIPKKQLLRVTRSKEGDVSIDPTGKKPGRGAYIAIEPDEAQLAWDKRILDRVLETKLSDEFYQELLDYVTHQKARRELFGNE; via the coding sequence ATGAAAAAAAGAAAAATTCCTTTACGAAAATCTGTTGTATCTGGAGAAATGATCCCTAAAAAGCAATTGTTGCGTGTTACTCGTTCCAAAGAAGGCGATGTCTCGATTGATCCTACAGGCAAAAAGCCTGGGCGGGGCGCTTATATCGCGATTGAACCAGATGAAGCTCAATTAGCTTGGGACAAACGAATTTTAGATCGTGTATTAGAAACAAAATTGAGCGATGAATTTTATCAAGAATTGCTTGATTACGTTACGCATCAAAAAGCTCGTCGTGAGCTGTTTGGCAATGAATAA